The Arthrobacter sp. NicSoilC5 genome has a window encoding:
- the rpsA gene encoding 30S ribosomal protein S1 → MTITSTEKPGTPVVAINDIGTAEDFLAAVDATIKYFNDGDLVEGTVVKVDRDEVLLDIGYKTEGVIPSRELSIKHDVDPGDVVSVGDQVEALVLTKEDKEGRLILSKKRAQYERAWGDIEKVKEEDGVVTGTVIEVVKGGLILDIGLRGFLPASLVEMRRVRDLAPYIGQQIEAKIIELDKNRNNVVLSRRAWLEQTQSEVRSTFLNKLEKGQVRPGVVSSIVNFGAFVDLGGVDGLVHVSELSWKHIDHPSEVVEVGQEVTVEVLEVDLDRERVSLSLKATQEDPWQTFARTHALGQVVPGKVTKLVPFGAFVRVEDGIEGLVHISELAVRHVELAEQVVSVGDELFVKVIDIDLERRRISLSLKQANEGVDADSTEFDPALYGMAAEYDEEGNYKYPEGFDPESNEWLEGYENQRAAWEQQYADAQTRWEAHKKQVAQHAADDAAAATSGDSDSGTTSYSSEPAATDSGAGTLASDEALAALREKLTGN, encoded by the coding sequence ATGACCATCACCTCCACCGAGAAGCCCGGTACCCCCGTAGTCGCGATTAACGACATCGGTACCGCTGAGGACTTCCTCGCAGCTGTCGACGCCACCATCAAGTACTTCAACGACGGAGATCTCGTCGAAGGTACCGTCGTCAAGGTCGACCGCGATGAAGTCCTGCTCGACATCGGTTACAAGACCGAAGGTGTCATCCCCTCCCGCGAGCTGTCCATCAAGCACGACGTTGATCCCGGGGACGTTGTCTCCGTTGGCGATCAGGTCGAAGCCCTGGTGCTCACCAAGGAAGACAAAGAAGGCCGTCTGATCCTCTCCAAGAAGCGTGCTCAGTACGAGCGTGCCTGGGGCGACATCGAGAAGGTCAAGGAAGAAGACGGTGTCGTCACCGGTACCGTCATCGAGGTTGTCAAGGGTGGTCTTATCCTCGACATCGGCCTGCGCGGCTTCCTGCCCGCATCCCTCGTCGAGATGCGCCGTGTGCGCGACCTTGCTCCGTACATCGGCCAGCAGATCGAAGCCAAGATCATCGAGCTGGACAAGAACCGCAACAACGTTGTGCTGTCCCGCCGTGCATGGCTCGAGCAGACCCAGTCCGAGGTCCGCTCCACGTTCCTCAACAAGCTGGAAAAGGGCCAGGTCCGTCCCGGCGTCGTTTCCTCCATCGTCAACTTCGGTGCATTCGTGGACCTGGGCGGCGTAGACGGCCTCGTCCACGTTTCCGAGCTCTCCTGGAAGCACATCGACCACCCGTCCGAGGTTGTCGAAGTTGGCCAGGAAGTCACCGTCGAGGTTCTCGAGGTCGACCTGGACCGCGAGCGCGTTTCCCTGTCGCTCAAGGCTACGCAGGAAGATCCGTGGCAGACCTTCGCCCGCACCCACGCCCTGGGCCAGGTTGTTCCGGGTAAGGTCACCAAGCTGGTTCCGTTCGGTGCGTTCGTCCGCGTCGAAGACGGCATCGAAGGCCTGGTCCACATCTCCGAGCTGGCTGTCCGCCACGTGGAGCTGGCCGAGCAGGTTGTCTCCGTTGGCGACGAACTGTTCGTCAAGGTCATCGACATCGACCTGGAACGCCGCCGCATCTCGCTGTCCCTCAAGCAGGCCAACGAGGGCGTCGACGCCGACAGCACCGAATTCGATCCCGCTCTGTACGGCATGGCCGCAGAGTACGACGAAGAGGGCAACTACAAGTACCCCGAGGGCTTCGACCCCGAGTCCAACGAATGGCTCGAGGGCTACGAGAACCAGCGCGCAGCCTGGGAGCAGCAGTACGCTGACGCCCAGACCCGTTGGGAAGCCCACAAGAAGCAGGTTGCCCAGCACGCTGCCGACGACGCTGCAGCTGCAACGTCCGGCGACAGCGACTCCGGCACCACCAGCTACTCCTCCGAGCCTGCTGCCACCGATTCCGGTGCCGGCACCCTGGCTTCGGACGAGGCACTTGCTGCCCTGCGCGAGAAGCTGACCGGCAACTAA
- a CDS encoding GNAT family N-acetyltransferase yields the protein MSGSTDVTLADVDEAVADRLLQLAKRDASPDEVAPPLGGPGWNLERTAWFYGYHRTAAAGLDGPAAEKSWAVFKGTHIAGSVRLKRDPAAGVPSAETGIWLGRSFRSRGIGGAALDLVLAEARRAGLKRVTARTLSGNLSAQRLLTAAGAALTHDDDGTVLAVVDL from the coding sequence ATGAGCGGCTCGACTGATGTGACCCTGGCGGACGTGGACGAGGCCGTGGCGGACCGGCTGCTCCAATTGGCCAAGCGCGACGCCTCCCCCGATGAAGTGGCGCCCCCGCTGGGTGGACCGGGCTGGAACCTCGAGCGCACCGCCTGGTTCTACGGCTACCACCGCACTGCGGCCGCAGGGCTGGACGGCCCTGCGGCGGAAAAGTCCTGGGCTGTCTTCAAGGGCACCCACATTGCCGGCTCCGTGCGGCTTAAGCGCGACCCCGCGGCTGGAGTCCCCTCTGCGGAAACCGGCATCTGGCTTGGCCGGAGCTTCCGATCCCGGGGAATCGGCGGTGCCGCCCTGGACCTCGTCCTGGCGGAGGCCCGCCGGGCGGGCCTGAAACGCGTCACCGCGCGGACCCTGTCCGGGAACCTCAGCGCCCAGCGGCTGCTCACGGCGGCAGGCGCGGCACTGACGCACGACGACGACGGGACGGTCCTCGCCGTCGTCGACCTTTAG
- a CDS encoding YigZ family protein translates to MQEHESRATTYTTLAAGGDFRHELEVKRSRFITVLRRAGTEDAARDLVAGLRREFHDARHHCSAFVIGPDRTVQRSSDDGEPAGTAGIPMLEALLKRETAPGVTDLSDVSAVVVRYFGGVLLGAGGLVRAYSESVSAALDRAPLARRSRQRICSTAVPHAAAGRLENDLRAAGMVMADTSYQDRHTVLRIAVADNAAAIAAASDRLLQLTAGSAELNPDGTEWIDERLD, encoded by the coding sequence ATGCAAGAGCATGAAAGCCGGGCCACCACCTACACCACGCTGGCAGCGGGCGGGGACTTCCGGCATGAACTTGAGGTCAAGCGCTCCAGGTTCATCACGGTTCTCCGGAGGGCGGGCACGGAAGACGCTGCCCGCGACCTGGTGGCCGGCCTCCGCCGCGAATTCCACGACGCCCGCCACCACTGCTCCGCGTTCGTCATCGGGCCGGACCGGACCGTCCAGCGCTCCAGCGACGACGGCGAACCCGCCGGGACCGCCGGCATCCCCATGCTCGAAGCCCTGCTGAAAAGGGAAACCGCGCCGGGGGTGACCGACCTCAGCGACGTCAGCGCCGTCGTCGTCCGCTATTTCGGCGGCGTCCTGCTCGGCGCGGGTGGCCTGGTCCGTGCCTATTCCGAATCAGTCTCGGCCGCCCTTGACCGGGCACCCCTTGCCCGGCGCAGCAGGCAGCGGATCTGTTCCACGGCGGTGCCGCACGCGGCAGCGGGACGGCTGGAGAACGATCTGCGCGCCGCAGGCATGGTCATGGCGGACACCAGCTACCAGGACCGGCACACGGTGCTCCGGATTGCGGTGGCTGACAACGCTGCCGCCATCGCCGCTGCGTCCGATCGCCTGCTGCAGCTGACGGCAGGGTCCGCCGAGCTCAATCCCGACGGAACGGAATGGATTGATGAGCGGCTCGACTGA
- the coaE gene encoding dephospho-CoA kinase: MLKIGLTGGIASGKSVVAARLQERGAVLVDADALAREVVEPGTEGLERIVGEFGEGMLDDGGRLDRARLGAAVFGNPERLAALNAIVHPLVRARAAAITAAAPADAVVVQDIPLLVETGQGSAFHLVVVVDAPDDVRLQRMLGHRGMTAEAARARMDAQASRQDRLAAADAVLDNSGTVQHLLGQVDRLWDERLVPFARNLVAGKRAPRNGGPVLEPHRTEWAQEAARIAARLAAAAPDLILAVDHIGSTAVPGLPAKDVIDLQVTVPDLAVAATIAPLLAAAGFPAVRDVESDTPKPNAPDPAAWLKRFHANADPCRAVNVHVRPAGSAGWRFALMFRDWLRNDPSALRLYAAHKADLAARHADSGTTGSYAEAKEPWFTDVAWPLMAAWADATGWEPPSCAS; the protein is encoded by the coding sequence GTGCTGAAGATCGGGTTGACGGGCGGGATCGCCTCAGGGAAGTCGGTGGTTGCCGCGCGGCTGCAGGAACGCGGCGCCGTGCTGGTGGATGCGGATGCGTTGGCCAGGGAGGTGGTGGAGCCCGGGACCGAAGGCCTGGAACGCATCGTGGGGGAGTTTGGCGAAGGAATGCTCGACGACGGCGGACGGCTTGACCGCGCGCGTCTCGGGGCGGCGGTGTTCGGCAATCCTGAGCGCCTCGCCGCTTTGAACGCCATCGTCCATCCCCTGGTGCGCGCCCGCGCCGCCGCCATCACGGCAGCAGCCCCGGCTGACGCCGTGGTGGTCCAGGACATTCCCCTCCTGGTGGAGACCGGCCAGGGGTCCGCTTTCCACTTGGTGGTGGTGGTGGATGCGCCGGACGACGTGCGGCTGCAGCGCATGCTCGGGCACCGGGGAATGACCGCGGAAGCGGCGCGTGCCCGGATGGACGCCCAGGCCTCGCGACAGGACCGGCTGGCCGCGGCCGACGCGGTCCTGGACAACTCCGGTACCGTGCAGCACCTGCTGGGCCAGGTGGACCGGCTGTGGGATGAGCGCCTGGTTCCCTTCGCCCGCAACCTGGTGGCGGGGAAACGCGCACCGCGGAACGGCGGTCCGGTCCTGGAACCGCACCGGACGGAGTGGGCGCAGGAGGCGGCCAGGATAGCGGCCCGGCTGGCGGCGGCAGCACCCGACCTCATCCTGGCCGTGGACCACATTGGCTCCACAGCTGTTCCCGGCCTGCCCGCGAAGGACGTGATCGACCTGCAGGTGACGGTGCCTGACCTCGCGGTTGCGGCCACCATCGCACCTCTCCTGGCCGCAGCAGGCTTTCCGGCGGTACGGGACGTCGAATCCGACACTCCAAAGCCCAATGCTCCGGACCCGGCAGCATGGTTGAAGCGGTTCCACGCCAACGCGGACCCGTGCCGTGCCGTCAACGTCCATGTCCGGCCGGCCGGTTCGGCCGGATGGCGCTTCGCGTTGATGTTCCGCGATTGGCTGCGGAACGATCCCTCCGCGCTCCGGCTGTACGCGGCGCACAAGGCTGACCTCGCCGCCCGGCACGCCGATTCGGGCACCACCGGCTCCTACGCGGAGGCGAAGGAACCGTGGTTCACGGACGTCGCGTGGCCCCTCATGGCCGCGTGGGCGGACGCAACCGGGTGGGAACCGCCGTCGTGCGCTTCCTGA
- the uvrB gene encoding excinuclease ABC subunit UvrB translates to MSLAQEINRVVAPFEVISEFKPAGDQPAAIAELTERINNGEKDVVLLGATGTGKSATTAWLIEQVQRPTLVMVQNKTLAAQLANEFRELLPNNAVEYFVSYYDYYQPEAYVAQTDTFIEKDSSINEEVERLRHSATNALLTRRDVIVVATVSCIYGLGTPEEYISGMVTLRRGAEMNRDDLLRKFVFMQYARNDMDFHRGTFRVRGDTVEIIPMYEELAIRIEFFGDEIESIQTLHPLTGEVIRDEEEMYVFPASHYVAGPERMARAIKRIEDELADRLKVLEGQNKLVEAQRLRMRTTYDLEMMQQMGFCNGIENYSAHIDGREPGTAPHCLLDYFPDDFLLVVDESHVTIPQIGAMYEGDMSRKRNLVDFGFRLPSAMDNRPLKWDEFLERVGQTVYLSATPGKYELGKADGYVQQIIRPTGLVDPEVVVKPTKGQIDDLLGEIKTRVEKNERVLVTTLTKRMAEDLTDYLLGHGVKVEYLHSDVDTLRRVELLRELRLGSFDVLVGINLLREGLDLPEVSLVSILDADKEGFLRSSTSLIQTIGRAARNVSGQVHMYADRITDSMANAIDETNRRRAIQVAYNKEHGVDPQPLRKKIADITDQLAKEDADTDALLGSFDYGKGKRGITGSNKAGAKKGAAQVRSDGLAAAPAEDLVGLIAQLTEQMHGAAADLQFEVAARIRDEVSELKKELRQMQAAGHA, encoded by the coding sequence ATGAGCCTTGCGCAGGAAATCAACCGTGTTGTAGCGCCCTTCGAAGTCATCAGCGAGTTCAAACCTGCCGGAGACCAGCCGGCCGCCATCGCTGAGCTGACGGAGCGCATCAACAACGGCGAGAAGGATGTGGTGCTGCTTGGCGCCACCGGCACCGGTAAAAGTGCCACCACCGCCTGGCTTATTGAACAGGTGCAGCGCCCCACGCTGGTGATGGTGCAGAACAAGACCCTTGCCGCCCAGCTGGCCAACGAGTTCCGCGAACTGCTGCCCAACAACGCGGTGGAATACTTCGTTTCCTACTACGACTACTACCAGCCCGAAGCGTACGTGGCCCAGACGGACACCTTCATCGAGAAGGATTCCTCCATCAACGAGGAAGTGGAACGGCTCCGCCACTCCGCCACCAACGCGCTGCTGACCCGCCGCGACGTGATTGTGGTGGCCACGGTGTCCTGCATCTACGGCCTGGGAACCCCTGAGGAATACATTTCCGGCATGGTGACCCTCCGCCGCGGCGCCGAGATGAACCGGGACGACCTCCTCCGCAAGTTCGTCTTCATGCAGTACGCCCGCAACGACATGGACTTTCACCGCGGCACCTTCCGGGTGCGCGGCGACACCGTGGAAATCATTCCCATGTACGAGGAACTGGCCATCAGGATCGAGTTCTTCGGTGATGAGATTGAGAGCATCCAAACCCTCCACCCGCTTACCGGCGAAGTCATCCGCGACGAGGAAGAGATGTACGTCTTCCCGGCCTCGCACTACGTGGCCGGGCCGGAACGGATGGCGCGGGCCATCAAGCGGATCGAGGATGAGCTGGCGGACCGGCTGAAGGTGCTGGAGGGCCAGAACAAGCTCGTCGAAGCCCAACGGCTGCGGATGCGCACCACCTACGACCTCGAGATGATGCAGCAGATGGGTTTCTGCAACGGCATCGAGAACTACTCGGCGCACATTGACGGGCGGGAGCCGGGTACTGCACCCCACTGCCTCCTGGACTACTTCCCGGACGACTTCCTGCTGGTGGTGGACGAGTCCCACGTGACCATTCCCCAGATCGGGGCCATGTACGAAGGTGACATGTCCCGCAAACGGAACCTGGTGGACTTCGGCTTCCGGTTGCCGTCCGCTATGGACAACCGGCCGCTGAAGTGGGACGAGTTCCTCGAACGCGTGGGCCAGACCGTCTACCTCTCGGCCACCCCCGGCAAGTATGAGCTGGGCAAGGCAGACGGCTACGTCCAGCAGATCATCCGTCCCACCGGCCTGGTGGATCCCGAGGTGGTGGTCAAGCCCACCAAGGGACAGATCGACGACCTCCTCGGCGAGATCAAGACCCGGGTGGAAAAGAACGAGCGCGTCCTGGTGACCACGCTGACCAAGCGGATGGCAGAGGACCTCACCGACTACCTGCTGGGCCACGGCGTCAAGGTGGAATACCTGCACTCGGACGTGGACACGCTGCGCCGGGTGGAGCTCCTGCGTGAACTGCGGCTGGGATCCTTCGACGTCCTGGTGGGCATCAACCTTCTCCGTGAGGGCCTGGACCTCCCGGAGGTGTCCCTGGTCAGCATCCTGGACGCGGACAAGGAGGGGTTCCTGCGCTCGTCCACCTCGCTGATCCAGACCATCGGACGTGCCGCCCGCAACGTCTCCGGCCAGGTGCACATGTACGCGGACCGGATCACCGACTCCATGGCCAACGCCATTGACGAAACCAACCGTCGCCGCGCCATCCAGGTGGCGTACAACAAGGAACACGGCGTCGATCCGCAGCCGCTGCGGAAGAAGATCGCCGACATCACGGACCAGTTGGCCAAGGAAGATGCCGATACCGATGCGCTGCTGGGCAGCTTCGATTACGGCAAGGGCAAGCGCGGCATCACCGGATCCAATAAGGCCGGCGCCAAGAAGGGCGCGGCCCAGGTCCGTTCGGACGGCCTGGCGGCGGCTCCGGCCGAGGACCTGGTGGGCCTGATCGCACAGCTCACGGAACAGATGCATGGCGCGGCGGCAGACCTCCAGTTCGAGGTGGCGGCGCGGATCCGCGACGAGGTCAGCGAGCTGAAGAAGGAGCTGAGGCAGATGCAGGCGGCAGGCCACGCCTGA
- a CDS encoding TerC family protein, which translates to MLDLPVWFEVGSFAVLGLILLIDLLLVVRRPHEPSMKEAGLWVAFYVTLALAFAGAMFAFTGPEFGSQFVAGWVTEYSLSIDNLFVFIIIMARFSVPRKYQQEVLMVGIIIALILRGIFILLGAIVIEQFSWVFYIFGAFLLWTAWKQAQDEGEEEEDRENPLIAKIRKVIPMSEKFDGGKLRTVVNGKKVFTPMVIVFVTIGLTDLLFAVDSIPAIFGLTQSPFIVFTANLFALMGLRQLYFLLGGLMNRLIYLKHALSFILAFIGVKLVLHAMHVNELPFINGGQHIEWAPEIPTFVSLAVIVGTIIVAVVASLLSSKAQAATVDPRLEEDARKSHSDAE; encoded by the coding sequence GTGCTCGACTTGCCCGTATGGTTCGAGGTTGGCTCATTTGCCGTCCTCGGCCTGATTCTCCTGATCGATCTCCTTCTGGTGGTGCGGCGCCCGCATGAGCCGTCCATGAAGGAGGCCGGTCTGTGGGTGGCCTTCTACGTCACCCTTGCCCTGGCCTTCGCCGGTGCCATGTTCGCTTTTACCGGGCCCGAATTCGGCAGCCAGTTCGTCGCTGGCTGGGTGACCGAGTACAGCCTCAGCATCGACAACCTGTTCGTCTTCATCATCATCATGGCCAGGTTCTCCGTGCCCCGGAAGTACCAGCAGGAAGTGTTGATGGTGGGCATCATCATCGCGCTCATCCTGCGCGGCATCTTCATCCTGCTGGGCGCCATCGTCATCGAACAGTTCAGCTGGGTGTTCTACATCTTCGGCGCATTCCTGCTGTGGACGGCCTGGAAGCAGGCCCAGGACGAGGGTGAAGAGGAAGAGGACCGGGAGAACCCGCTGATTGCGAAGATCCGCAAGGTCATCCCGATGTCGGAGAAGTTCGACGGCGGCAAGCTCCGTACCGTGGTCAACGGCAAGAAGGTCTTCACCCCCATGGTGATCGTCTTCGTCACCATCGGCCTCACGGACCTACTGTTCGCAGTTGACTCCATCCCCGCGATCTTCGGCCTGACCCAAAGCCCCTTCATTGTCTTCACCGCCAACCTGTTCGCCCTGATGGGCCTGCGGCAGCTGTACTTCCTGCTGGGTGGCCTGATGAACCGGCTCATCTACCTCAAGCACGCCCTGTCCTTCATCCTCGCGTTCATCGGCGTCAAGCTTGTCCTGCACGCCATGCACGTCAACGAGCTTCCCTTCATCAACGGCGGACAGCACATCGAGTGGGCACCTGAGATCCCCACCTTCGTCTCCCTCGCCGTGATTGTGGGCACCATCATCGTCGCCGTCGTCGCCAGCCTGCTCAGCTCCAAGGCCCAGGCTGCCACGGTGGATCCGCGGCTTGAAGAGGACGCCCGGAAGAGCCACAGCGACGCCGAGTAG
- a CDS encoding MFS transporter produces MARTLVMDQGARQVQRRTVLLLSVAQVFGGLGTGSTVSIGSILAVELSGSSAWAGSVATVMTLGAAAAALPLASLAERRGRRAGQVAGLSAALAGAVLMVLAVVTGLFLLLVVGSAGIGIGTAATLQARFAAVDLAAPEHRGRALSTVVWAVTVGAVAGPNLIQPGAAVGTALGLPPIAGPFVISGAGLLIAAVLLFAGLRPDPLLLARRLAAANNAATAERGSGAPSTTPVAGTTPEGAEMEGAPPEGVPQARTQPAAAAARGSLDRGLRAIRSSRMALLAVAGVVAAHAVMVGVMSMTPLHLQHLVEGPGPHAGHIAEGDVLVIIGFTISLHIAGMFALSPVMGWLTDRAGRIETIMIGFALLIAAVAVAGFGQASTGAVAAGLVLLGMGWSAATISGSTLLAESVGQDARVAVQGVSDMLMGAAGALGGAVSGLVLGFAGYLGLNLLGGTIGAAVLAVAVVTRTSHRRSAAA; encoded by the coding sequence ATGGCCCGCACGCTTGTGATGGATCAGGGCGCGCGCCAGGTGCAGCGGCGTACCGTTTTGCTCTTGAGCGTGGCCCAGGTGTTCGGTGGACTCGGGACGGGATCGACCGTGTCCATTGGTTCCATCCTGGCCGTCGAGCTGTCCGGCTCCAGTGCCTGGGCGGGCTCCGTGGCCACGGTGATGACCCTCGGGGCGGCGGCCGCAGCCCTGCCGTTGGCATCGCTGGCGGAACGGCGTGGGCGCCGGGCGGGCCAGGTGGCCGGCCTTTCGGCGGCGCTGGCAGGGGCGGTCCTCATGGTCCTGGCCGTTGTCACCGGGCTCTTCCTCCTGCTGGTCGTGGGCTCGGCAGGCATCGGCATCGGCACGGCAGCGACGCTGCAGGCACGGTTTGCCGCGGTGGATCTCGCTGCCCCCGAGCACCGCGGGCGGGCCTTGTCCACCGTGGTCTGGGCGGTAACAGTCGGTGCCGTGGCAGGCCCCAACCTGATCCAGCCCGGAGCGGCGGTAGGAACTGCGCTGGGGCTGCCGCCCATCGCGGGACCGTTCGTGATCTCCGGGGCCGGGCTCCTCATCGCCGCCGTGCTGCTGTTCGCCGGCCTTCGCCCGGACCCGCTGCTGCTGGCACGCCGCCTTGCCGCGGCCAACAATGCCGCCACCGCGGAGCGGGGAAGTGGCGCGCCTTCCACCACCCCTGTCGCCGGCACCACCCCGGAAGGTGCCGAAATGGAAGGTGCCCCACCGGAAGGCGTCCCACAGGCAAGGACCCAGCCCGCCGCAGCGGCCGCGCGGGGCTCGCTGGACCGTGGACTGCGGGCTATCCGCAGCTCCCGGATGGCACTGCTGGCCGTCGCCGGCGTTGTGGCAGCGCACGCAGTCATGGTGGGTGTCATGTCCATGACCCCGCTGCACCTGCAGCACCTGGTGGAAGGACCGGGCCCGCATGCCGGCCACATCGCCGAGGGGGACGTGCTGGTCATCATCGGCTTCACCATCTCGCTGCACATCGCAGGCATGTTCGCGCTCTCCCCGGTCATGGGGTGGCTGACCGACAGGGCGGGCCGGATAGAGACCATCATGATCGGCTTCGCGCTGCTGATCGCCGCCGTCGCCGTTGCCGGGTTCGGCCAGGCCTCGACCGGCGCAGTGGCCGCAGGACTGGTCCTGCTGGGCATGGGCTGGTCCGCGGCCACGATCTCCGGCTCCACCCTGCTCGCCGAGAGCGTTGGCCAGGACGCCCGGGTGGCTGTCCAAGGCGTCTCCGACATGCTGATGGGCGCCGCAGGTGCCCTGGGAGGCGCCGTGTCCGGACTGGTCCTGGGCTTTGCCGGCTACCTCGGCCTCAACCTGCTGGGCGGTACCATCGGGGCGGCCGTCCTGGCCGTCGCCGTTGTCACCCGCACGTCACACCGGCGGTCAGCGGCCGCCTGA
- a CDS encoding alpha/beta fold hydrolase yields the protein MPRADARRAAVPAAGHEVRATHEFRGMRTVEHYFTVPLDHSAPSDGSAETITVFAREYVSAAHSAEAAAQLPWLLFLQGGPGGRGNRWGSLGGWSKAAAQDFRILMLDQRGTGLSTPIDRRTLPARGSAAEQAAYLEHFRADSIVADAELIRRALESPAWTIYGQSYGGFCALTYLSFAPEGLREALITGGLAPLTGSADDVYRATFQRVAARNDEYFGWYPEDRDAVERIARHLRCTPELLPDGSPLTVERFQMAGAFLGGNTRVDSLHYLLEDAFVDTPGGPRLSDTFLEQLTGVVSRRSNPLYALMHESIYGQEQATNWSAWRMLGENPWFRPDAEPLLLTGEMVYPWYFEQDPALQPLREVADLLAAKQDWKPLYDPEVLAANTVPVAAAVYSDDIYVDRDLSLRTAAAVRGLQVWETADFHHDGIADDGERIFARLLGMTRSGGR from the coding sequence ATGCCCAGGGCTGACGCGCGCCGGGCAGCAGTCCCCGCTGCCGGCCATGAGGTCAGGGCGACGCACGAATTCCGTGGCATGCGCACCGTGGAGCACTACTTCACCGTCCCCCTGGACCATTCCGCACCGTCCGACGGCTCCGCAGAGACCATCACGGTATTCGCCCGCGAGTATGTCTCGGCGGCGCACAGCGCGGAAGCGGCCGCACAGCTGCCCTGGCTCCTCTTCCTGCAGGGCGGCCCGGGCGGCCGCGGCAACAGGTGGGGCTCCCTGGGCGGCTGGAGCAAAGCCGCCGCCCAGGACTTCCGCATCCTGATGCTGGACCAGCGCGGCACGGGGCTCTCAACGCCCATCGACCGCAGGACCTTGCCCGCCCGCGGGTCCGCTGCCGAACAGGCGGCCTACCTGGAGCACTTCAGGGCCGACTCGATCGTGGCGGACGCGGAGCTGATCCGCCGTGCCCTGGAATCACCTGCCTGGACCATCTACGGCCAAAGCTATGGCGGCTTCTGCGCCCTGACGTACCTGTCCTTCGCCCCCGAAGGACTGCGCGAAGCCCTCATCACCGGCGGCCTGGCACCTCTCACGGGCAGCGCGGACGACGTCTACCGGGCCACCTTCCAGCGCGTAGCGGCACGGAACGACGAATACTTCGGCTGGTATCCGGAGGACCGGGACGCGGTGGAGCGGATAGCGCGCCACCTGCGCTGCACACCGGAACTCCTGCCCGACGGCAGTCCCCTCACCGTGGAGCGGTTCCAGATGGCCGGCGCATTCCTGGGCGGCAACACCCGGGTGGACAGCCTGCATTACCTGCTGGAGGACGCGTTCGTGGACACCCCCGGTGGTCCCAGGCTGTCCGACACTTTCCTGGAGCAGCTCACCGGTGTGGTGTCCCGCCGCTCCAACCCGCTGTACGCCCTGATGCATGAATCCATCTACGGCCAGGAGCAGGCCACCAACTGGTCAGCCTGGCGGATGCTCGGCGAAAATCCCTGGTTCAGGCCCGACGCCGAACCATTGCTGCTGACCGGCGAAATGGTGTACCCCTGGTACTTCGAGCAGGACCCCGCACTCCAGCCGCTCCGGGAGGTGGCCGACCTGCTGGCCGCAAAGCAGGATTGGAAGCCGCTGTACGACCCGGAGGTGCTGGCCGCCAACACCGTTCCCGTGGCAGCGGCGGTCTACTCGGACGACATCTACGTTGACCGGGACCTTTCCCTGCGCACGGCAGCTGCGGTGCGCGGGCTGCAGGTCTGGGAGACGGCCGACTTCCACCATGACGGGATCGCCGACGACGGCGAGAGGATCTTCGCCCGCCTCCTGGGCATGACCCGCTCAGGCGGCCGCTGA
- a CDS encoding GNAT family N-acetyltransferase, which translates to MSVIRPATRHDVPAILRMIHELAHYEKEPDAVRNTPELLEQALFGDNPRIFAAMAEDAAGSVQGFALWFLNYSTWEGVHGIYLEDIYVSPEARGEGHGKALLQHLAAIAVENGYARVEWSVLDWNEPSINFYRRLGARPMDGWSTFRLTGEALDQFGSAASRGSLSAHAQG; encoded by the coding sequence ATGAGTGTAATCCGCCCCGCAACCCGGCACGACGTTCCCGCCATCCTCCGCATGATCCACGAGCTGGCGCATTACGAGAAGGAACCCGACGCCGTCCGGAACACACCGGAATTGCTGGAGCAGGCCCTCTTCGGCGACAACCCGCGGATCTTCGCTGCCATGGCTGAGGACGCGGCGGGCAGCGTGCAGGGCTTTGCGCTGTGGTTCCTGAACTACTCCACCTGGGAAGGCGTCCACGGGATCTACCTGGAAGACATTTACGTCAGCCCGGAAGCACGGGGCGAGGGGCATGGCAAGGCCCTGCTGCAGCACCTTGCCGCCATCGCCGTGGAGAACGGCTACGCGCGCGTGGAATGGAGCGTGCTGGACTGGAACGAGCCCTCCATCAATTTCTACCGCCGCCTTGGTGCCCGCCCCATGGACGGGTGGTCCACCTTCCGGCTCACCGGCGAGGCGCTGGACCAGTTTGGAAGTGCAGCCTCCCGCGGCTCCCTTTCCGCCCATGCCCAGGGCTGA